The following are from one region of the Cataglyphis hispanica isolate Lineage 1 chromosome 16, ULB_Chis1_1.0, whole genome shotgun sequence genome:
- the LOC126855615 gene encoding uncharacterized protein LOC126855615, producing MGKMKRILRPFIKIKRLSRRKKLILLGREIEKHIRWRWKRDKMHTILETITTVDFNTLRITTDPDIDMDYIKGMSTISIYDHNYRNPGQENISEVSIHIRPDVVRKLSNLDINDENETNCNANPQQDIGYDILQQTSYLRISDNNEPDINERIKNIMVSENVNIK from the coding sequence ATGGGGAAAATGAAGAGAATATTGAGaccgtttataaaaattaagcgcctttcgagaagaaaaaaattgattctattGGGTCGCGAAATTGAGAAACATATACGATGGAGATGGAAACGAGACAAAATGCATACTATTTTGGAAACTATCACTACCGTTGATTTCAACACATTAAGAATTACAACGGATCCAGATATTGATATGGATTATATCAAAGGCATGTCAACCATATCAATTTACGatcataattatagaaatccGGGACAAGAAAACATATCCGAAGTTTCTATACATATCAGACCCGACGTGGTACGTAAATTGAGCAATTTAGATATCAACGatgaaaatgaaacaaattgtAACGCGAACCCGCAACAGGACATCGGATACGATATTTTACAACAAACTTCGTATCTTCGTATAAGTGACAATAATGAGCCGgatataaatgaaagaataaagaatatcaTGGTATCGgagaatgtaaatattaagtaa